The genomic window CACATAATGGAAAACAACTGTTTTATACGAACGGAAATGGGGATGTGCGGCAAGTATTAGCAGCTATTTACGGATTTGATGTTGCAAAAAAAATGGTTGCGATTCGTGCAGAAACGCTTGATTTTACGATTGACGGCTACGTTGCTTTACCTGAAGTGACGCGTGCTTCCCGTAACTATATGACAACGATTGTAAATGGACGATATATTAAAAACTATCCGTTATATAAAGCGATTGAAGAAGGATACCATACGCTTCTTCCGATTGGACGGCATCCGATCGCATTTTTAAATATCGTCATGGATCCGCTTCTTGTGGATGTGAACGTTCATCCAGCGAAGTTGGAAGTGCGTTTTAGTAAAGAAGGGGAATTAAACGAACTCGTTCAACAAACGATTCGTCAAGCATTTCAAAAAAAGACGTTAATTCCTGAGGTAACGGCACCGCGAGTGGAAAAGCCGAAAACAGAGCAACAAACGTTTTCGTTTGAACATATTGTGAAAGAATCGCATATTGTTCCTCCGCGTACAACGATTTCACATCATGAACAAGGAAAGAAAAAAGAAGAACGAATGGTGTTAGAGGAACGGGAAGAACGTGTTTACGAGAAGGATACGAAGCCGCTTGATGTCGAACCAATCGTTGAAAACAAACATGTGACAGCTGAAACAAATCAAGAGCGCATTCCGCCATTATATCCGATTGGACAAATGCATGGGACGTATATTTTAGCTCAAAATGAAAATGGTTTGTATATTATTGACCAACATGCGGCACAAGAGCGGATCAAATACGAATATTTCCGTGAAAAATTAGCAACCGTTACAAATGAATTACAGCCGTTGCTTATTCCATTGACGCTTACTTATTCATCAAGTGAGTATGTACTTATTGAAAGTTACCGCGAACAGCTGGCTAGTTGCGGTGTGATTTTAGAGCCATTTGGTCATAACAGTTTTATTGTTCGTTCTCATCCTCAATGGTTTCCAAAAGGGGAGGAAGCTACAATTATTGAGGAAATGATTAAGCAAGTATTAACGATGAAAAAAGTAGACATAAAGCAACTTCGCGAAAAAGCAGCAATAATGATGAGTTGTAAACAGTCGATTAAAGCGAATCAATTTTTGCGCAACGATGAAATATTTGCGTTGCTTGAATCGTTGCGTAAAACAAGCGATCCGTTTACATGTCCACACGGTCGTCCGATTATTATCCACTTTTCTACTTATGAATTAGAAAAAATGTTTAAACGAGTCATGTAAAAAGCGGATGTTTTTTCATCCGCTTTCAAATAAAAATTTTTTAAAATGAGATGATAAAATGTACATCGTTTGTCTATAATAAATAAATGTGAATTAGCGTGGAAAGTAGTGGTATTTTATGGGAGAGAAAGTCGTTGTGTTAATTGGTCCAACGGCTGTAGGGAAAACAAAAATGAGCATAGAGTTGGCCAAGCGTTTACATGGAGAAATTATTAATGGAGACTCGATGCAAGTATATAAAGGATTAGATATTGGAACCGCTAAAATTCGTCAAGAAGAAATGGAAGGTGTACCACATCATTTATTGAATATAAAGGAGCCGCATGAGTCTTTTTCTGTTGCAGAGTTTCAGACGCTTGCTCGCTCGCTCATTACAGATATAACAAAACGCGGAAAACTTCCGA from Anoxybacillus gonensis includes these protein-coding regions:
- the mutL gene encoding DNA mismatch repair endonuclease MutL; translated protein: MGKIRKLDDALANKIAAGEVVERPASVVKELVENAIDAHSTIIEVELEEAGLAKIRVVDNGDGLEEEDCFLAFERHATSKIKDEADLFRIRTLGFRGEALPSIASVSHLELKTSTGEGPGTLLVLKGGELVQNGRTSSRKGTDITVSHLFFNTPARLKYMKTIHTELGHVVDVMNRLALAHPHISFRLTHNGKQLFYTNGNGDVRQVLAAIYGFDVAKKMVAIRAETLDFTIDGYVALPEVTRASRNYMTTIVNGRYIKNYPLYKAIEEGYHTLLPIGRHPIAFLNIVMDPLLVDVNVHPAKLEVRFSKEGELNELVQQTIRQAFQKKTLIPEVTAPRVEKPKTEQQTFSFEHIVKESHIVPPRTTISHHEQGKKKEERMVLEEREERVYEKDTKPLDVEPIVENKHVTAETNQERIPPLYPIGQMHGTYILAQNENGLYIIDQHAAQERIKYEYFREKLATVTNELQPLLIPLTLTYSSSEYVLIESYREQLASCGVILEPFGHNSFIVRSHPQWFPKGEEATIIEEMIKQVLTMKKVDIKQLREKAAIMMSCKQSIKANQFLRNDEIFALLESLRKTSDPFTCPHGRPIIIHFSTYELEKMFKRVM